GCCGCGAGCGTCTCGAGGGCCGACGACAGGGCGGTCGGGTCGGTCGACGGCTCAGGCACCACGTGCCTCCCGGGTGTCCTCGGCGGCGCGCGCGGTCTGCGCGTCCTGGTCGAAGATCGACGTCGTGTCCTGGAGCTGCTCGACGTGCTGGTCACCCGGGTCGGCGGCCGAGGGGTCGAGCTTGGCGCGGCTCGGCGCGTGCCGGTCGAGCGCCTCGAGGAAGGAGCGCGACCAGCGGGCCACGTCGTTCTCGCGGACGCGCTTCCGGAGCGCGCGCATGCGCGTCGACCGCTCGCGGCGGGGCATCTCGATCGCGCGCTGGATCGCGTCCTTCAGGGCGCCGATGTCGTGCGGGTTGACGATGACCGCCTGCTTCAGCTCGTCGGCGGCCCCGGCGAACTCGGACAGGATGAGGACGCCGTCGTTGTCCGAGCGGGTCGCGACGTACTCCTTCGCGACGAGGTTCATGCCGTCGCGGAGTGCGGTCACGAGCATGATGTCCGCGGCGAGGTACAGCGCGACCATCTCCTCGCGCGGGTAGCCGTGGTGCAGGTACGAGATGGGTTGGTGCCCGATCACGCCGAGGTCGCCGTTGATCCGTCCGACGGTCAGCTCGATCTCGTCGCGGAGCGCCGCGTACGTGTCCACACGCTCGCGGCTCGGGCTGGCGACCTGGACGAGCGTCGCGTCCTCGACCGCGACCCGGCCGTCCTCGATCAGCTCGCCGAACGCCTTGATGCGGTGCCGGATCCCCTTGGTGTAGTCGAGCCGGTCGACACCGAGCAGGACCGTCTTCGGGTTGCCGAGGCTCGCGCGGATCTCCTTCGCTCGCTCCTGGACCTCGGGTCGGTGCGCGATCGCCTCGAAGCTCTCGGCGTCGATCGAGATCGGGAAGTGCCGGGCCTCGACGTGGCGCACGGTGATGCCCTT
The Curtobacterium citreum genome window above contains:
- the otsA gene encoding alpha,alpha-trehalose-phosphate synthase (UDP-forming) — protein: MAAPTDTDPDRYAFVVASNRLPVDRVVDEDGNEGWRHSPGGLVTALEPVMRANDGAWVGWVGQPDVEVAPFDNEGIHIVPVPLSADDVEEYYEGFSNDTLWPLYHDVIEHPSYHRDWWNAYKRVNERFADQIVEIVEQDGVVWVQDYQLQLLPALLRERRPDLTIGFFNHIPFPPVGIYAQLPWRAQILDGLLGADVIGFQRHDDASDFLRAVRHIKGYTTKGSTIDVPVDDPAAPRSRKGITVRHVEARHFPISIDAESFEAIAHRPEVQERAKEIRASLGNPKTVLLGVDRLDYTKGIRHRIKAFGELIEDGRVAVEDATLVQVASPSRERVDTYAALRDEIELTVGRINGDLGVIGHQPISYLHHGYPREEMVALYLAADIMLVTALRDGMNLVAKEYVATRSDNDGVLILSEFAGAADELKQAVIVNPHDIGALKDAIQRAIEMPRRERSTRMRALRKRVRENDVARWSRSFLEALDRHAPSRAKLDPSAADPGDQHVEQLQDTTSIFDQDAQTARAAEDTREARGA